The window ATTCAAGTTACTTTCATCCTCTATCTTGAGATCCCTCCCAAGCGGCTAGGCCTTAATTTACACACCACAACTCTCCACTACCTATATACCCTTTGTAATAGGTGGGTGATCTAAAGTCACTACACGGTTTctaatatttgcaaattttcctTCCATTGTACACATTTAATGGCACTAGCACTTGTTACTAGTGAAAATGTTGTGATGGTTTTTGTCATTTGCAAGATTGAAATGATGGcatgtttgttaatttttggGAATATTTCCTTCATTCAGGGTTTGACATGGTATGCAAAGGGTCTTCGAATTGATGAAGATGGAGATGTAGCCGAACAGTTCCTGGAGGAGGTAATACCCGAGGTTCAAACCAGTACTACAAACCATCCAAAACCATTTCCACGATTTCagataaataatagaaatagaCCAGCTAAAGTAGAGAACCAGGTTATATTGAAGGAAGGTAAACTACAACAATGTATTGAACATCAAGGTAGATTGTTATTGGTATGAAGAAGAcaaatcaaaaaaaaaaaaaaaaaaaaaaaccccgAGAAATGATCCCTTCAGTCAATGGTGTTCAGGTTcattctttttagtttatttccACATGGTGGTCAATTTATGAGGATAATCTGTCTCATTTTGAtgacaaaagagaagaaaaacatggCTCAAACTACAGTTTGCATAAACTTTATTAAGGGGTTTAATTTGTACTGCTCTGATCATTTTGAACATATGTTGTGAAAGCCCTTCAGGTGGAGATAAAGAAGAATACAGAAATGGGCACTAACACACTAACttatttgaatcttcaacTTCAAGGTGTTGtttaatctctctctttctctctgtttttaGTTCTTTAATTGTCATAAGGTTGCATTTTATGAAGAGCCCTTTATGTATTAGTTGTATAAGTTTGAgtgattgatatttttttagtatagcCAGCTTAAGATGGTGAAGTGTGTATGTATGGATGTGAAAATAAACTTAAGATGCACCGGAATATTTACATTGTGTGTTCGAACGAttcaaagttaattatttgattcctcttttaattttatcttcttattttgaagtttatgcAATTCCGGTAGTACCAAGTCTTTTGATACTTAattatagttaaattttaagtagttaatatatatatatatatagcttttagattttatttctCCCAAGTGTAAACTAATAAATAgcaatattttagttaaaattttattttcccttGTGTAagaattgtaatttaaaaatgaacgTGTTGAATCCAATTGGTAGTGTAAAACTAATCGTGTTTAACAATTTTAGACTCaagtctttttttatattatttttacatttcGATAATCACCAGATTTTTAGCAATAAactttttcatcaattttcaattttccatttcatttgaatggtatttatttctaaaacaaaatttgaaatgaaaaaacttcATGGTTATTCCGTTGACACATGATCTACTTAATTAAACTGTTCTTAGATTTCATTGAGCCATTCAATCAATGCAACCTTCTTATAAAAAGTAATCAAATGAGGTTATTGTTGCTACCAAAACTTTTATGaatcaataaatttcattGTAGAAGTATTAATCATATCATGTGTActgatttataaaaataaagacaatattttatatatatataaaaaaaagatttgtagTGATGAAATCAGTtccaaatatatgtttaaattgacataatatttagttttagttGGAGAGTTTGAACTAAAAAGGTCAATCAAATCTACGGTTGATATGGTTTACACAATTTCTTCGAATAGACCATAGAACAGCATATAACTACTTCCTATCTTTCCCGATTATGTTATCTCATCACTGCACTTTCACACAACTGAACTCACTCGCCGGAGCTTCAAAATTCAACCTTACCAATGGACGTTCTTCTTCCCTCCACTTCCTTTCGCACCGTTAATCTCAAGTTGGAATCCTTCCGTACATTCTTCTCAACAAGTCGGAACCGTCGCTTTTCCGACAC of the Cucumis sativus cultivar 9930 chromosome 3, Cucumber_9930_V3, whole genome shotgun sequence genome contains:
- the LOC101221247 gene encoding uncharacterized protein LOC101221247; translated protein: MRFFRKIAGILGFSKDDSHDVKNEDDDVDSDTHPPDRVHMQATGLPRRGFGVPVQVAVNRSNPGPILLPSSSGDGGVQGLTWYAKGLRIDEDGDVAEQFLEEVIPEVQTSTTNHPKPFPRFQINNRNRPAKVENQVILKEGKLQQCIEHQGRLLLV